acttggtcttatccctgaaatgggaggcttattgggccagcgatgatgagctgccctcacttatgcagatctaaggatactaccgaatgaacagaagttcatagttagctcaggattaagatcaagttacctaggtcatcataattgaaatagtcagtttatagtttacggtgttataactaaaagtgactatttcgtggttatagtcttatgcaaaccatttacataggacgcccccactcccaagtctctacatgaacgattcaggattacatcgtttgtactaacaaCGGAtcgggtcgcatccatagtatttttccagaataagcacccaaccttatttatacactatagactatttgggctattaactcgaacttaatccatgtttatgtctctacataaagttcaagtgtattgacaaacttagtaaaatagtctcaggaccttaatttattggttttaagattataacattcaataataaattttattgaatcaaataacaaaatacgagttttaggacataaattccaacaaaaattaGTTTTGAAGAAAGCTATTTATATGCTCGCTTTGAATAATAGCTTTGAATTAGTTACTGTTAGGTCCAATCGTACATCATTCAATATTAGATGTACAAATTCATCTTGCCCTTGGTATCTACATGCTTcggtattaaaaaaaaaagtgatatttGGATAGTTCGTAAATTTACGGATACACATCAGTGTTCTGTTGACGTCGTGAAGAATGATCACAAACAAGCAACATCCTGGATTGCATCTGAGTGTacgaaattaatatttaaaatgaatGACAAGGCTCTATGTCATCCTTCGGATGTTATAAATTATGAAGATTCACCACGGAGTGAACGTAAGCTATGATAAAGCTTGGAGAGGACGTGAAATTGCTTTGAATTCCATTAGAGGTACTCCGAAGGACTCGTATGCCATGCTGTCTACTTTTTCAGATGTATTGATCAGAAACAACCCAGGTATAAAAATGGCAAAAACTCTGTATTTTAGCAAGTACCACACGATCAATCTAGAAATATAATGTAATTCTAAAAATTACTTTATTTGACTGTTTTTAGGTACATATACGACTGAAGAAGCAGATGATGAAGGTCGGTTTAAATTCTATTTCATGGCACTAGCTGCTTCAATTGATGCATGGAACTACTGCGTACCAGTTATTTTCGTTGATGGTCCAGCCATGAAGAATAAATATCTTGGTACCCACATCTCTGCTTGTACTATTGATGGAAATTCTCAAATTGTGCCACTAGCTTTTGCTGTCGTTGATTCAGAGAATGATTTTTCATGGGCATGGTTTTTTCGAAACCTTAAGGCCATTTTTGGGGAACATAATAAAATGGTAATTGTGTCTGATGCTTACAAAAGTATAGAAAATGAGTTTAATGTCGTTTATGAAATAGCTGAACATGGATTATGTGAATTCCATTTGTTGAAGAACTTGAAAAAGAACCATAAATCACTTCCCATGGAGGACTCATTCAATAAATGTGCCAGAGCTTAAACACCACTGGAATTTGAGTACTACATGAGGCAACTCGAACAACTATCTCCATCAATGAGGCATGAGTTGGAAGCAATGGGAAGACACAGGTGGACTAGGGcattttttagaagaaaaagatACCAGGTTATTACCACCAACATCTCTGAAAGTATGAATTCTACCTTGAAAGAACAATGAGAATTGCCTGTAATTGGACTTCTAGAATCAATTCGTAGTTTGGTTCAAAAATGGTTCTACGAACATCATACCAAATGGAGTTTCCAACGCACAGAACTTTCAATATATGTAGAAGATATGATTCGAGAATCTTTAGGGGAAAGTCGCTCAATGAATGTAAGTTATTTAATATTCTATAAATGCAATAAATATGTATTCACTTGTttgtaaatgattttttttgtaCTGTTTTGACAGATATATCCTGTAGACCAACATGAATTTGAAGTCCGCCATCGTAAGGAACAATTTGTTGTCAACATTTTAAATCGGACATGCTCATGTCGTCAATGGGGCCTTGATTTGATCCCTTGTTCACATGCATGTATAGCATTGTCCACAAGGAATCTTAATCTCCATTTGTACACTGATAAGTTCTACTATGTCTCAAATTTGATAAACCTGTACAAGAAGGGAATGCGTCCTATTGGTAGTGCAAACCAAATTAGGAATACGCACCAAGGTCGCAATGATAGAATACTTCCACTACAGGTTAAACGTCCAGCTGGAAGACCAAAAAAGAAGAGGTTTACTTCATTTTTAGATAAAAAAGCCACTGTTCATTGCAGCAAGTGTGGTAAAAAAAGGTCATAATTGTAGGTCTTATAAAGAACCCATTTAGTAATTTCCATGTTTAATAACTTAAAGTTCTAATTAGTTTATATTTCCTTTTTAATTGTCTATATTCATAGTTGTATTTTGTTATCAAGTGGGTTGAATGATTCGTTCAAATAAGATTGGTCTTTTGTTCATTTAAATACAAAGTATTTCTTAGAATGTTGACGACTCAGGTATGTTGACTAAATACATTACATTGTATTGACCTGTTTTAAATTCATTTATAGTTATCTTCAAAATCCAATGTATTTCAACTTACTTAATAATGATCAAATAAGCATGAATTAATAAGTTTTGTATATCTTTATAGATTTAATGTAAGTAATCCAATAAAACAATGAATATTCCAATATATTCTAGACCCCTAACAAAAAAGCTTAAAATGAATATATCAAGCTTGACTTAGATGCAGATCAAACGATGGCCATTCTGAGAATGAATTCTCTTTATTCTTCCTTGGTGGAACTACTTTTCCTCTTAAAGCATCTATCCATATTCCCGTTGAAGCTGGTGTAACCTCTCTATACTCTTTAGCATTTGAACTTTTCATTCCCAATCCTTCCTTTTGTGGTGTtcagctaaaaaaaaaaaggaagtccATTAATAGGATAACAAGTTATAAATTACGTATAAATTATGACATATGCTTACATGTTTTAGAATAACCCTCGCTGTTGGTCTATTTTCCTTCATATTTGAAAGCCTATCATTATTCGACATTTTCCCTATAATCTACAGGTTATTGGCAAACAAGATTCTATATTAGTATGTTATTACCATTTTCGAAATGTTGAACCCAGATTCATACTAGATATGTTATCACCTTGGCCATCTGTggtctatctttaattttgccaaaTGTTGGTTGCACATTCCTCAACATTCTTGGGGTTGAATTCAATGAACATTGACCCTGTGCATTCTTTAATATTTCTCAGGTATTAGTTAAAGATACCATTCATATACAACAATTCACATTTTTCTAAGGAATAGGTAGTCAAACTACACTTACAACCATCACATTCTTATAGGCCACATTTCAGATACACTCTAATTGTTATCTGAATTGTTTAAATACAATAGCCATACATTCATTCAATATCATACATATCCATTCATTAACTGATATTCATAATGATAAATGTCTCACAATAACCCATTCAATTATCTTCATAATGATAAATGATATTCAATGATACATGTCTTATAGCAACCCATTCAATTATATTCATAATGACAATTACCCAGAATAACACTGTAATCAACATATACTATGTAATTACCATAATTCATTACAAAAAACAGTAGCAACTTGTAGATCCAAAAAAACTTTCATATCATCGATTGCCACACACTTCCTAATATGGTCAGCCTACTACCACAGTTAAAGGtacaaattcaatataatttatattatagtCATTAAACTAATAGTCACTTAGTATGATAAACATACACACATCCACAACTATACCGTTCTTCTCCTGTGTTCTTTCTTCTTGATCTCGTCATATATAACACTTTCATCGATTGACCATATCACCCTGTTTATCTCCTCATCTGTTTCCTCCGTGGCCTATTAcaagtatataaatatattagtctATAATATGTATTATACACATCTTCAacagtttcatttttttatttaccttaTACGGCAAATAATCTTTATCTCCGACTGTTGGTGGTGTCTCTGATTTTGCCACTTTAGATTGACCACCATCTTGTCCTCTCAAACTTTCTGATCGACTTTCATCCATAATCCTTTTTCCGTCTTTGTCTTCGTTGTCATCCCTTTTTCCAAGCACCGTTGGATTGCTTGAATCCAAGTTCAAATCTtcaacatcatcttcttcttggtCCTCCTCCACCTTGTCAAGGTGCTCTTCAAACGCCCTTGCTCTCTATGCAACAAATACAAACCAGATACACTGTATTTGTTAAGATTTAGATTCATGCATACAGATTATTAAAGTCTACCAATATGCTTACCATAAATTTATGGGTGTATTGGCCACCCGAAGAACTACATTGTTGACTCCTTATTGCTTCTATTATTCCATTCATCTTCTGCCTAGTTCTTCAAACCGGTTATTCATTTTCAATTCTACAGATTTAAGAAACTCAAGAATACCTTCCACACTGTCTCCATCCTTTTTTGTCTATTCTCAATCTTCTCTACCATTTTCGTCAGTACATCAATCCCACTTGTAGAGGACATGCCTCTATTCAGCGAAATATGCATGGGCTATGTGGTCAGAATTCTTGGTCTTTCGAAGCTCATCTTCTGCTTCTTTTAGTATATCTTTTTCTGTCTCGATGAATGGTGCAAAGTATGACATTCCAACTTCAGTTGGGGTTGCGAGCATGGGGGACACTTCAAGCTCTGTTTCAAAAAGGAACAAAatactttataaaaaaaaactattatgaATATATAAACTACTACAAATTACCAGATTTACATACCGTTGGTGAATCAAAGACTTTCTGTTTTAAGTCCTTCCATTTGGGTTGTGTGTCAGCTGCCTAATTTATAATCCTAAGGACTTCATTGGAAATCCTTATTGCAAAGAAGTTGGATGGAGTACTTAATGTTGGGATTACCTTGTAAGCCCAAGCAAGAATGAGAAAAATAAACCCCCCCAATCGAAATCCTTGTTTGCTCCTTGCTACAAATGACCCTATTTATGAAGTCCACTAAGAGTTCAAAAGCAACTCTACCCCACGGGTACCCATCAAATACTTCATCATCATCTACCATAATGATATGATCCCACTCTACACTTAGACATTCTTGCTTAGAGATAAAAAAACTCTCGAGAAAGTACAATTTGGCCATTTTTATCCTATCATCATCGGTTCCAGCAGTACTTATATTAAACATAACGTTCAAGTACTACGTCGTCACAGttttaagattttcaaaatataccCCTTTTAGTCGTCCATCACCCTTTATATCCTCATGGTTAATATCAGGAATCTCATGACATTTTAGGCCAGTTATAAGCGCAAATTCTCTCAATCCAAACCTCATAACTCTTCTTCGTATTAGAAATTGAAGCTGACTAGTCGATTTGGGTTTGCACATTCGTTGAATAAGGTGCAACAACAATTGAGAGGATTGGTTTGTTATGGAGAAGTTTAGAAAGTGCCCAAATATGCCCTCCCTAAACCTATTAATTAACCTATCTCCAAGATTTTCCTTATTTTTGTCTACTACTGTGCTCTTAATATGTAGATTGATTTTTAAAGGCTCGTTTCTCCTTTCAGAA
This region of Cucumis melo cultivar AY chromosome 7, USDA_Cmelo_AY_1.0, whole genome shotgun sequence genomic DNA includes:
- the LOC103501205 gene encoding uncharacterized protein LOC103501205; its protein translation is MRQLEQLSPSMRHELEAMGRHRWTRAFFRRKRYQVITTNISEKSIRSLVQKWFYEHHTKWSFQRTELSIYVEDMIRESLGESRSMNIYPVDQHEFEVRHRKEQFVVNILNRTCSCRQWGLDLIPCSHACIALSTRNLNLHLYTDKFYYVSNLINLYKKGMRPIGSANQIRNTHQGRNDRILPLQVKRPAGRPKKKRFTSFLDKKATVHCSKCGKKRS